In one Helicobacter sp. 12S02232-10 genomic region, the following are encoded:
- a CDS encoding LPP20 family lipoprotein, whose protein sequence is MLKPLSKLFCVAFFFVGCMNVSGSLTPPSWFVSIPNDNTALYGNGIGKSLEESKQNAINDLASSIKVKINSSISLTNTQTDQNEHSEIFQNIHLSIETIELQDIKLVHSEYKNAQYYSQVKISKKTLLQTLKKEYQTLYEELHTFQNSHCKSLSIRDKNTLQSLLAKLDSLEQSIIALNPTSSLPSFKIYKDILNQNSPLPKAVLIFSPNSDPEIVNILSAEYAKFIRNTDEKNTHTIKNNISVHPQGNQISISLEADIYDCQNNVIFHTKIQSVQNNKTDALNRLKVQLYKKLQEYSQIKKNPIPQI, encoded by the coding sequence ATGCTCAAACCGCTTTCAAAACTTTTTTGCGTCGCTTTTTTTTTCGTCGGATGTATGAATGTGTCAGGCTCTCTCACGCCCCCTTCTTGGTTCGTCTCCATTCCCAATGACAATACAGCCCTTTATGGGAATGGAATTGGAAAGTCTTTGGAAGAATCCAAACAAAATGCCATCAATGATTTAGCTTCAAGCATCAAAGTTAAAATTAATTCAAGCATTTCTCTTACCAATACCCAAACAGATCAAAACGAACACTCTGAAATATTTCAAAATATTCACCTGTCTATAGAAACTATTGAGCTCCAAGATATTAAACTTGTGCATAGCGAATACAAAAATGCCCAATACTATTCCCAAGTCAAAATCTCCAAAAAGACCCTCCTTCAAACACTTAAAAAAGAATACCAAACTCTGTATGAAGAACTTCACACATTTCAAAACAGTCATTGCAAATCTCTGTCTATTAGAGATAAAAACACATTGCAAAGCTTGTTAGCAAAACTTGATTCTTTAGAACAAAGCATTATCGCACTAAACCCCACCTCCTCTCTTCCCTCATTTAAGATTTACAAAGATATTTTAAACCAAAACTCCCCACTTCCAAAAGCTGTTCTGATTTTTTCTCCAAATAGTGATCCTGAAATTGTCAATATCTTAAGTGCAGAATACGCAAAATTTATCAGGAATACCGATGAAAAAAATACTCACACAATTAAAAATAACATTTCAGTTCATCCTCAAGGAAATCAAATTAGCATTTCTTTGGAAGCAGATATTTATGATTGTCAAAATAATGTGATTTTTCACACCAAAATCCAATCTGTCCAAAACAACAAAACAGATGCCTTAAATCGGCTTAAAGTCCAACTCTATAAAAAACTTCAAGAATATTCTCAAATCAAAAAAAATCCAATTCCCCAAATTTAA
- the lpoB gene encoding penicillin-binding protein activator LpoB codes for MNSKLITIAFISAFILAGCTSKVKYIDPKDSKEYTGIGLDYHDIEDAASKSVQSLLQSGYVKNLGTQKSPKVLAISDVTNDTMQNFSTEELTRKITRDMRNSGKFILTMAMSGSGGTTDKMLKQARDARDNSEFNQYTVQEKGNLIAPELSLSGKIVQRNTKIGSKQRVDYYFLLTLTDIKTGLVVWDDEVNIIKLGSNKSVAW; via the coding sequence ATGAATTCTAAACTTATTACCATTGCTTTTATAAGCGCATTTATCCTAGCAGGTTGCACTTCCAAAGTAAAATATATCGATCCAAAGGATTCCAAAGAATATACAGGCATCGGATTAGACTATCACGATATTGAGGATGCTGCAAGTAAAAGCGTTCAGTCTCTTTTGCAAAGCGGTTATGTTAAAAATCTAGGCACACAAAAAAGTCCGAAAGTCTTGGCAATCTCTGATGTCACCAACGATACAATGCAAAATTTCAGCACTGAAGAACTGACAAGAAAAATCACTCGCGATATGAGAAACAGTGGAAAATTTATCTTAACAATGGCAATGTCAGGAAGCGGAGGAACAACTGACAAAATGCTCAAACAAGCTAGAGATGCACGAGATAACTCTGAATTCAATCAATATACCGTTCAAGAAAAAGGAAATTTAATTGCGCCTGAACTCTCACTATCAGGAAAAATAGTTCAGCGCAACACAAAAATAGGTTCAAAACAACGCGTTGATTATTATTTTCTTTTGACGCTTACAGACATCAAAACCGGCTTAGTTGTTTGGGATGATGAAGTCAATATTATCAAACTTGGCAGCAATAAATCCGTTGCGTGGTGA
- a CDS encoding GntR family transcriptional regulator, which yields MPHETKKAMNSGEQAYRYIIESIKNATLLPGCRIRENDLVQTIGLSRTPIREAINLLINEGLITNDQKRGFIITELDQNMIAQLYEMREVLEGAAARLAAQHASDVEISILENIVEDQTRAKTLQDIAKNNKIFHSTLYQCAHNKFLLKTIQELENSLLLLGSTTLKDPQRQLQSHQEHLDILNALKNRNLQQAKECAEFHIRQAYKIRLDRFLLKKKLSSKHF from the coding sequence ATGCCACACGAAACAAAAAAAGCAATGAATTCTGGCGAACAAGCTTATCGCTACATCATCGAATCCATAAAAAACGCAACACTACTGCCTGGATGCCGGATCAGAGAAAATGATTTAGTCCAAACGATAGGACTTAGTAGAACACCTATAAGAGAAGCAATCAATCTGCTGATCAATGAAGGATTGATTACAAATGACCAAAAACGCGGGTTTATCATCACCGAACTTGATCAAAATATGATTGCTCAGCTTTATGAAATGCGCGAAGTTTTAGAAGGAGCAGCCGCCAGATTGGCCGCTCAACACGCTTCAGATGTTGAAATCAGTATTTTAGAAAATATCGTCGAAGACCAAACCCGAGCAAAGACTCTCCAAGACATTGCCAAAAACAATAAAATTTTTCATAGCACCCTCTATCAGTGCGCTCACAATAAATTTCTTTTAAAAACCATTCAAGAACTTGAAAATTCTCTGCTCCTTTTGGGAAGCACAACACTCAAAGATCCCCAAAGACAACTCCAATCTCACCAAGAACATCTTGATATTTTAAATGCCCTTAAAAACAGAAACTTGCAACAAGCAAAAGAATGCGCCGAATTTCATATTAGACAAGCTTATAAAATCCGTTTAGATAGATTTTTGCTTAAAAAAAAATTAAGCTCTAAGCATTTTTAA
- a CDS encoding MFS transporter, producing the protein MDKSQSKAIKDAKSIFRVASGNFLEMYDFAVYGFYASFIAQVFFPSSSQFASIMMSFMAFGVGFLMRPVGAIILGGYMDKHGRRKGLLITLSLMAVGTLTIAVCPGYEQIGILAPVIVVIGRLLQGFSAGAEIGGASVYLAEIAPADKKGFYVSWQSASQQVATIAAGIFGVVLHYYLGDQIVSEWGWRIPFIFGCLVVPFLFIIRRTLEETPEFKARAHQAPKKLSAMLKNMVENWQVVVLGSLFVMMTTVTFYFITAYTPTFANRVLHLSRLDSFIVTAIVGLSNLFWLPVAGALSDKIGRKPILMVITFLNLISAYPMMYFLVHHISFTNLVIVELWFSFIFGSYNGAMVVGLSEIMPPQVRALGFSLSYSIAVAIFGGFTPAISTYLIHTTGNSAMPGIWLSIAALCSLLASWTLFRKGGVYHRRKESEY; encoded by the coding sequence ATGGATAAGTCTCAAAGCAAAGCTATTAAGGATGCAAAATCTATTTTCAGGGTTGCTAGTGGCAATTTTTTGGAAATGTATGATTTTGCAGTTTATGGGTTTTATGCCAGTTTTATTGCGCAAGTTTTTTTCCCTTCAAGCAGCCAGTTTGCTTCTATTATGATGAGTTTTATGGCATTTGGCGTGGGATTTTTGATGAGACCTGTCGGAGCGATTATACTCGGAGGGTATATGGATAAGCACGGGAGGAGAAAAGGACTTTTAATAACACTTTCTTTAATGGCAGTGGGTACGCTTACAATAGCAGTTTGTCCTGGTTATGAACAAATCGGAATTTTGGCACCTGTGATTGTGGTTATCGGGAGGCTTTTGCAAGGGTTTAGTGCAGGAGCTGAAATAGGGGGTGCAAGCGTTTATCTTGCCGAAATTGCTCCGGCTGATAAAAAAGGATTTTATGTTTCTTGGCAAAGTGCTTCTCAACAAGTTGCCACAATTGCAGCAGGAATTTTTGGAGTTGTCTTGCATTATTATTTGGGTGATCAGATTGTGAGTGAGTGGGGATGGAGGATTCCTTTTATTTTTGGTTGCTTGGTTGTACCTTTTTTATTCATCATTAGACGTACTTTGGAAGAAACCCCTGAATTCAAAGCAAGAGCGCATCAAGCCCCTAAAAAATTGAGCGCAATGTTGAAAAATATGGTCGAAAATTGGCAGGTTGTAGTTTTGGGGAGTTTATTTGTAATGATGACGACGGTTACTTTTTATTTCATTACTGCCTACACGCCTACTTTTGCCAATAGAGTGTTGCATCTCTCTAGACTTGATAGTTTTATCGTGACTGCTATTGTGGGGCTTAGTAATCTTTTTTGGCTGCCTGTTGCAGGGGCTTTGAGCGATAAAATCGGGAGAAAACCGATTTTGATGGTCATTACGTTTCTTAACCTTATTAGCGCTTATCCAATGATGTATTTTTTGGTCCATCATATTAGCTTTACCAATCTTGTAATTGTTGAGTTATGGTTCAGTTTTATTTTTGGGAGTTATAACGGAGCTATGGTTGTCGGACTTTCTGAAATTATGCCTCCTCAGGTGAGGGCGCTTGGTTTTTCGCTTTCGTATTCGATTGCAGTAGCAATTTTTGGAGGCTTTACGCCTGCGATTTCAACCTATCTGATTCATACTACAGGTAATAGTGCTATGCCTGGCATTTGGCTGAGTATAGCGGCTTTGTGTAGCTTGTTGGCAAGTTGGACACTTTTTAGAAAAGGTGGGGTTTATCACCGCCGCAAAGAGAGTGAATATTAA
- the tcuA gene encoding FAD-dependent tricarballylate dehydrogenase TcuA: MEQLDCDVLIVGGGNAALCAALSAKENGGKVLVLETAPKDWRGGNSQHTRNLRSMHTEPTDVLSGSYTEDEFYEDVYRVSEGETNEEYARFVISQTPKIVQWAKSYGVRFQPSLGGTLQLGRTNAFFLGGGKALLNAYYHAAKRLGIEVVYECEALDLCIQDDICKYILVRNKKTGETKKIKAKSYVIASGGFESNLTWLKEAWGARADNFLIRGTRYNQGLMLKVLKKEGAKILGDPTQGHMVAIDARAPKYDGGIVSRVDCVSLGIVVNKNAQRFYDEGEDFWPKRYAIWGRLVANQPDQIAYCITDSKVLDKYMPSLFPPIVASSIADLAEILKLDKNALEKTVSDYNNSVVPSKFDHMILDGCKTKGLEIEKTHWAQKVDTPPFYCYPLRPGITFTYLGVKVTKNAQIVKEDGSVCKNLFAAGEIMAGNILSKGYVAGFGMSIGSVFGKIAGENAAKFF, encoded by the coding sequence ATGGAACAGCTTGATTGTGATGTTTTGATTGTAGGCGGAGGAAATGCAGCACTTTGTGCGGCATTATCGGCAAAAGAAAACGGGGGCAAAGTACTTGTTTTGGAAACTGCGCCAAAGGATTGGAGAGGAGGCAATTCCCAGCATACTAGAAATCTTCGTTCGATGCATACCGAACCTACAGATGTTTTAAGCGGGAGTTATACTGAAGATGAATTTTATGAAGATGTATATCGCGTGAGCGAGGGGGAGACGAATGAAGAATATGCCCGTTTTGTGATTTCTCAAACTCCAAAGATCGTTCAATGGGCCAAATCTTACGGAGTGAGATTCCAACCTAGTCTTGGAGGCACTCTCCAGTTGGGAAGGACAAATGCTTTTTTTTTAGGAGGCGGAAAGGCTTTGCTTAACGCTTATTACCACGCAGCCAAACGGCTTGGTATTGAGGTGGTTTATGAGTGTGAGGCTTTAGATTTGTGTATTCAAGATGATATTTGCAAATATATTTTGGTTCGAAATAAAAAAACAGGCGAAACCAAAAAAATCAAAGCAAAATCTTATGTGATCGCTTCAGGTGGCTTTGAATCCAATCTCACTTGGCTTAAAGAAGCGTGGGGAGCAAGGGCAGATAATTTTTTGATTCGGGGGACTCGGTATAATCAAGGGTTGATGCTTAAAGTTTTGAAAAAAGAGGGTGCCAAAATTCTAGGAGATCCTACGCAAGGGCATATGGTTGCCATTGATGCAAGAGCACCTAAATATGATGGAGGGATTGTATCAAGAGTAGATTGCGTTTCTTTGGGGATTGTAGTTAATAAGAATGCTCAAAGATTTTATGATGAAGGGGAAGATTTTTGGCCCAAGAGATATGCGATTTGGGGGAGACTTGTTGCTAATCAGCCAGATCAGATTGCTTATTGTATAACTGATTCAAAGGTTTTGGATAAATATATGCCTTCTTTGTTTCCGCCGATAGTGGCTTCAAGTATTGCAGATTTGGCAGAGATTTTGAAGTTAGATAAGAACGCTTTGGAAAAAACCGTATCTGATTATAATAACAGCGTAGTCCCCTCTAAGTTTGATCATATGATTTTGGATGGGTGTAAAACCAAAGGATTGGAAATTGAAAAAACCCATTGGGCGCAAAAAGTCGATACACCTCCTTTTTATTGTTACCCCTTACGTCCAGGAATAACCTTTACTTATTTGGGCGTTAAAGTGACCAAAAATGCTCAAATTGTGAAAGAAGATGGGAGTGTGTGTAAAAACCTTTTTGCAGCCGGAGAAATAATGGCTGGCAATATTTTATCCAAAGGGTATGTAGCAGGATTTGGAATGTCTATAGGTTCAGTGTTTGGAAAAATAGCCGGAGAAAATGCGGCAAAATTCTTTTGA
- the tcuB gene encoding tricarballylate utilization 4Fe-4S protein TcuB, which produces MKQIGFDEKEIYESAKNSCVICNSCRYCEGFCAVFPAMEKRRSFEWKDIDYLANLCHQCGECFYACQYAPPHEFNVNIPSQFSDIRAMSYQKFAYPRWIGKVFEKNGFFVSIVLLACIFAVFFMAFLSHRADFPLGDYEGDFYRIVPYHLMVWTFGIVGVFVFCALGAGFVRFFSHIQKKEEITSSSICQAFFDAFSLKYLGGHNNDGCTYPKDERSSLRKIFHHFTFYGFLSCFVATSLGAFYEHFLNLHAPYAFLSLPKLFGTFGGISLCIGTLGLFILKLIADARLKSLKTMGMDYAFIFSLFIVSLSGLILMIFRESQGMAFLILFHLSTVLALFIMMPYGKFIHGFYRLGALIKYNLEIKKP; this is translated from the coding sequence ATGAAGCAAATTGGTTTTGATGAAAAAGAAATTTATGAGTCAGCGAAAAATTCTTGTGTTATTTGCAATTCGTGTAGATATTGTGAAGGTTTTTGTGCCGTTTTTCCGGCTATGGAAAAAAGAAGAAGTTTTGAATGGAAAGATATTGATTATTTGGCAAATTTATGCCATCAGTGCGGGGAGTGTTTCTATGCTTGTCAATATGCACCACCGCACGAATTTAATGTGAATATACCAAGTCAATTTAGCGATATTAGGGCAATGAGTTATCAAAAATTTGCTTATCCTCGATGGATTGGGAAAGTTTTTGAAAAAAATGGCTTTTTTGTCTCTATCGTGTTGCTTGCTTGTATTTTTGCAGTATTTTTTATGGCATTCTTATCGCATCGTGCGGATTTTCCTTTAGGGGACTATGAAGGAGATTTTTACAGGATTGTTCCTTATCATCTGATGGTATGGACTTTTGGTATCGTCGGGGTATTTGTTTTTTGCGCTTTGGGAGCGGGTTTTGTAAGATTTTTTTCTCATATTCAAAAAAAAGAAGAAATTACCTCAAGTTCTATTTGCCAAGCTTTTTTTGATGCATTTTCTTTGAAATATTTGGGAGGACATAATAATGATGGGTGTACATACCCAAAAGATGAGCGTTCTAGTCTTAGAAAAATATTTCATCATTTTACATTTTATGGTTTTTTGTCTTGTTTTGTGGCGACATCTTTAGGCGCATTTTACGAGCATTTTTTAAATCTTCACGCCCCTTATGCATTTTTGAGTTTGCCCAAGTTGTTTGGAACTTTTGGTGGCATATCTCTTTGTATCGGGACCTTAGGGCTTTTTATTTTAAAACTGATTGCTGATGCCAGATTGAAATCTCTCAAAACAATGGGAATGGATTACGCTTTTATTTTTAGTCTGTTTATTGTTTCTTTAAGCGGCTTGATTTTAATGATTTTTAGAGAAAGTCAGGGAATGGCATTTTTAATATTATTTCATTTAAGTACGGTGTTGGCGTTATTTATAATGATGCCTTATGGAAAGTTTATTCACGGATTCTATCGTTTGGGTGCTTTGATCAAATATAATTTGGAGATAAAAAAACCTTAA
- a CDS encoding TonB-dependent receptor: protein MKKIRKMFFLGSIIMCPLFAFSDDVSQGQEEKSYVLKKSVVSASGFAQDIKDAPASIASISEKDLQEVDYHDLAEAIYNVPGVDIGTGQGKTGGYEISIRGLPASYTLYLMDGLRQNVGGDVGTQNYGWAQALNVFMPVRLAIERIEVIRGPMSTLYGSDALGGVVNVIVKKPNMDNYENAIEFQSTINERKEFSNYYGVNFYSSGPLIKNKLAYQIRGSYVYRNPSDVTFSYTDIDGVKKTASPGYIGNPTEGNIYNLGLRLAYAMDEKNYFYFDVANGYQNYDNRKKQLGDFTSSPKFYVTYRTNYVLAHLGSYDWGQTKTTLQYNNTVNRGRVVPYQKSLIDDSHENRDIKGNDMILQSQATMPVYTNKWFADTVTVGVQYWLQTFHDSPYGTNPYPWSHDSTKIGKNTDKTLVNTNYIRYANPKGINTLKNQAAIYLENESVFIDDVILTLGARYTYDQQFGHNISPRAYLVYNALDWFQLRGGVSTGYKQPYISETTTSAFGYGAQGGLPFLGNPDLKPETSISYEAGFAFDFSHFGFGATYFRNDYKDKINRDSLNYGEGTCSNPYVVGHDKATTGCSINVNVDRAYTQGAEVVFSLKPLYGFSLNANYTFTYSEQLTGKKKGDPVTNTPKHQANVNLNYDLFGKADIYLQGVYKSERYRNAGKNEKAIAEKWGEYLSKWFKPYYALNLGVNYRINKTFRVSLGIQNLLGTNFIDYRAYGKNKSNEDSLINLWNASYEGRRYFITLGARF, encoded by the coding sequence ATGAAAAAAATCAGAAAAATGTTTTTTTTAGGTTCTATTATTATGTGTCCTTTATTTGCATTTAGTGATGATGTTTCACAAGGACAGGAAGAAAAATCCTATGTGCTTAAAAAATCCGTTGTTTCTGCATCTGGTTTCGCACAAGATATTAAAGATGCACCTGCTTCTATTGCTTCTATCAGTGAAAAAGACTTGCAGGAGGTTGATTATCACGATTTGGCTGAGGCTATTTATAATGTACCGGGTGTAGATATTGGAACCGGACAGGGAAAAACGGGTGGGTATGAGATTTCTATCCGAGGCTTACCTGCATCTTATACTCTTTATTTGATGGATGGGTTGCGTCAAAATGTTGGGGGGGATGTGGGGACTCAAAACTACGGATGGGCACAGGCATTGAATGTTTTTATGCCTGTGAGACTGGCTATTGAACGCATCGAAGTGATTCGAGGACCTATGAGTACGCTTTATGGTAGTGATGCTTTAGGAGGGGTTGTGAATGTGATTGTCAAAAAGCCCAATATGGATAATTATGAAAATGCGATTGAATTTCAAAGTACTATCAATGAAAGAAAAGAATTTAGCAATTATTATGGTGTGAATTTTTATAGTTCGGGACCTTTGATTAAAAATAAACTCGCCTATCAGATTAGGGGAAGCTATGTCTATAGAAATCCTTCGGATGTTACATTTTCATATACCGATATTGATGGTGTGAAAAAAACTGCTTCTCCTGGATATATTGGGAATCCGACTGAAGGTAATATCTATAATTTGGGTTTAAGACTTGCTTATGCAATGGATGAAAAGAATTATTTTTATTTTGATGTTGCAAATGGCTATCAGAATTATGATAATCGTAAAAAGCAACTTGGAGATTTTACTTCTTCTCCAAAATTTTATGTGACTTACCGTACTAATTATGTGCTTGCTCATTTGGGTAGTTATGATTGGGGGCAAACAAAAACAACCTTGCAATATAACAATACTGTCAATCGCGGGCGTGTCGTGCCTTATCAAAAATCTCTTATAGATGATTCACACGAAAATAGAGATATTAAAGGCAATGATATGATTTTACAAAGTCAAGCTACAATGCCAGTCTATACAAATAAATGGTTTGCTGATACAGTTACGGTAGGGGTGCAATATTGGCTACAAACTTTTCACGATTCTCCCTATGGGACAAATCCTTATCCTTGGAGTCACGATTCCACTAAAATTGGCAAAAACACCGATAAAACGCTTGTCAATACCAATTATATTCGTTATGCCAATCCTAAGGGAATTAACACACTCAAAAATCAAGCTGCGATTTATTTGGAAAATGAGAGTGTTTTTATAGATGATGTGATCTTGACACTTGGAGCCAGATATACTTATGATCAGCAATTTGGACACAATATTTCGCCTAGAGCATATTTGGTTTATAATGCCTTGGATTGGTTTCAGCTTCGAGGGGGTGTTTCAACAGGTTATAAACAGCCTTATATTAGCGAGACTACAACGTCTGCTTTTGGTTATGGTGCTCAAGGAGGGCTTCCATTTTTGGGCAATCCAGATTTAAAACCTGAAACATCAATTAGCTATGAAGCGGGGTTTGCATTTGATTTTTCTCATTTTGGTTTTGGAGCCACTTATTTTCGTAATGACTATAAAGACAAGATTAATCGCGATTCCCTCAACTATGGAGAAGGAACTTGTAGCAATCCTTATGTAGTAGGACACGATAAAGCGACTACGGGATGTAGTATCAATGTCAATGTAGATCGTGCTTATACACAGGGCGCAGAAGTGGTTTTCTCACTCAAGCCTCTATATGGATTCAGTTTGAATGCTAATTATACTTTTACCTATAGCGAACAACTTACAGGCAAAAAAAAGGGCGATCCCGTTACGAATACGCCTAAACATCAAGCGAATGTAAATCTTAATTATGACTTATTTGGTAAGGCTGATATTTATTTGCAAGGTGTTTATAAATCTGAAAGATATCGCAATGCAGGGAAAAATGAAAAGGCAATTGCTGAGAAGTGGGGGGAATATTTGTCAAAGTGGTTTAAGCCTTATTATGCATTGAATTTGGGTGTAAATTACAGAATCAATAAGACATTTCGAGTGAGTTTGGGGATTCAAAATTTATTGGGCACAAATTTTATTGATTATCGAGCCTATGGTAAAAATAAAAGTAATGAAGATAGTTTAATCAATCTGTGGAATGCCAGCTATGAAGGCAGGCGCTATTTTATTACGCTTGGAGCAAGATTTTAA
- a CDS encoding MFS transporter, with translation MMQRDCVSPTKLENRIKKIVHKPFFKIALFSTTSMTVLGSVVIAPSLPALQSHFQNIAGIDFLSKLVLTLPALFVMLFSPLSGYLLDRYGRIKFLFPAMAIWSLSGFSGFFLDNIYLILVSRAIFGIATAFVMTGATALVGDYYLGEDRQKALGLQGFATAVGSAVFISLGGYLSSIDWRYPFLAYLLGIAIAIFAYTKLFEPHRKKTKKTHKEVEGSNQKFNFLMFLPVYLLVFFCMVAYYISPTQIPFFIVHNLGKNGDIVGISMSASSIAYGVFSLFYNRFRNIWSIYGIYALGLFLMGTCFLLLYVFHNYLIVMVSLMFLGAGGGLLIVNSSSYLLSIAPEMQRAKALGFFASAIFLGQFFSPLMTQPIVDRMSILGLFLIFTCLLYMLGLFFIFKSRMKKNFRKLQS, from the coding sequence ATGATGCAAAGGGATTGCGTGAGTCCCACAAAGCTTGAAAATAGAATCAAAAAGATTGTCCATAAACCTTTTTTTAAAATAGCCTTGTTTTCAACCACTTCTATGACTGTTTTAGGCAGCGTTGTTATCGCACCTTCTCTGCCAGCTCTTCAAAGCCATTTTCAAAATATTGCAGGCATTGATTTTTTATCCAAACTTGTTTTGACACTTCCTGCTCTTTTTGTGATGCTTTTTTCTCCTTTGAGCGGTTATTTGCTTGATCGTTACGGCAGGATTAAATTTTTGTTTCCGGCTATGGCAATATGGAGTCTTTCAGGCTTTTCAGGCTTTTTTTTGGATAATATTTATCTGATTTTAGTTTCTAGAGCAATTTTTGGAATCGCAACAGCTTTTGTAATGACGGGTGCTACAGCTTTAGTAGGGGATTATTATCTTGGAGAAGATAGGCAAAAGGCACTTGGATTGCAAGGATTTGCTACAGCAGTAGGAAGCGCTGTTTTTATCAGTTTAGGGGGTTATCTTTCGAGTATTGATTGGCGCTATCCATTTTTGGCTTATCTCTTGGGTATTGCTATTGCTATTTTTGCATATACAAAGCTTTTTGAGCCACATCGAAAAAAAACAAAAAAAACACATAAAGAAGTTGAAGGCTCCAATCAAAAATTTAATTTTTTGATGTTTTTACCAGTTTATTTGCTTGTATTCTTTTGTATGGTCGCTTATTATATTTCTCCAACACAAATCCCATTTTTTATTGTTCATAATCTTGGAAAAAATGGAGATATCGTAGGTATTTCAATGTCAGCTTCATCGATTGCCTATGGTGTTTTTTCTTTGTTTTATAATCGTTTTAGAAATATTTGGAGTATTTATGGGATTTATGCTTTGGGTCTTTTTTTGATGGGAACTTGTTTTTTGCTTTTGTATGTGTTTCACAATTATTTAATTGTGATGGTATCTTTGATGTTTTTGGGTGCAGGGGGCGGATTACTCATCGTTAATAGCAGTTCTTATCTTTTATCGATTGCACCTGAAATGCAACGTGCCAAAGCGCTTGGATTTTTTGCCAGTGCAATTTTTTTGGGACAATTTTTTTCTCCTTTGATGACCCAACCGATTGTAGATAGAATGAGTATTTTGGGTTTATTTTTAATATTTACTTGTTTGCTTTATATGCTTGGTTTATTTTTTATTTTTAAAAGCAGAATGAAAAAAAATTTTAGAAAGTTGCAGAGCTAA